The genomic window GCGCCGTGGCGTGAAGCGCTACGGCGGGCAGGTCGTCCGGGCTGGCAACATCCTGGTTCGTCAGCTTGGCACCAAGTTTCACCCCGGCGACAACGTCGGTCTGGGCAAGGACTTCACCCTCTTTGCCCTGGTCGACGGCACCGTCGCCTACGAAAAGTACACCCGTAACCGCAAGGTTAAGACCCGGGTGCACGTCCTTCCTCCCGTCGCCGCCTAAGGCGCAGGAGTGGACCCGGCTTTTCGAGCGGGGCGGCCAAAAG from Fundidesulfovibrio putealis DSM 16056 includes these protein-coding regions:
- the rpmA gene encoding 50S ribosomal protein L27 is translated as MAHKKAGGSSRNGRDSAGQRRGVKRYGGQVVRAGNILVRQLGTKFHPGDNVGLGKDFTLFALVDGTVAYEKYTRNRKVKTRVHVLPPVAA